One window of Stigmatopora nigra isolate UIUO_SnigA chromosome 14, RoL_Snig_1.1, whole genome shotgun sequence genomic DNA carries:
- the mtnr1al gene encoding melatonin receptor type 1A-like, with amino-acid sequence MLRPKRDPARLLDAQHQHHFQHQHQSPLMAAQHQHPQLPAQREHGSPAWPLGATQGPRDGATPSSSPPPHQQAFPWAVTVLAGVLITTIVVDVVGNLLVILSVFRNRKLRKTGNAFVVSLALADLLVAVYPYPLVLSAIFHDGWIAGYLHCQASGFLMGLSVIGSIFNITGIAINRYCYICHSLRYDRLFSPTNTVGYVALVWALTVLAIVPNWFVESLQYDPRVYSCTFVQSVSSAYTIAVVVVHFVLPISIVSYCYLRIWTLVIRVRRRVKPDSRPKLKPHDLRNFLTMFVVFVLFAVCWAPINLIGLAVALDPRLGRAIPEWLFTASYFMAYFNSCLNAVVYGALNHNFRKEYKRIVLIVFKFHC; translated from the exons ATGTTGCGCCCCAAGCGAGACCCGGCCAGGCTGCTGGATGCCCAGCATCAGCATCACTTTCAGCATCAGCATCAGTCGCCGCTGATGGCCGCCCAGCATCAGCATCCGCAGCTGCCGGCGCAGCGGGAGCACGGCTCCCCGGCATGGCCGCTGGGGGCCACGCAGGGGCCACGCGACGGCGCCACGCCGTCGTCGTCTCCGCCCCCGCACCAGCAGGCGTTCCCGTGGGCGGTGACCGTCCTGGCCGGCGTGCTCATCACTACCATCGTGGTGGACGTGGTGGGGAACCTGCTGGTCATCCTTTCCGTCTTCAGGAATAGGAAACTCAGGAAAACAG GCAACGCATTCGTGGTGAGCCTGGCTTTGGCCGACCTGCTGGTGGCAGTGTACCCGTACCCGCTGGTGCTGTCGGCCATCTTCCACGACGGCTGGATCGCCGGATATCTTCACTGCCAG GCGAGCGGCTTCCTGATGGGCCTGAGCGTGATCGGCTCCATCTTCAACATCACAGGCATCGCCATCAACCGCTACTGCTACATCTGCCACAGCCTCCGCTACGACCGCCTCTTCTCCCCCACCAACACGGTGGGCTACGTGGCGCTGGTGTGGGCCCTGACCGTCCTGGCCATCGTGCCCAACTGGTTCGTGGAGTCGCTGCAGTACGACCCCCGCGTGTACTCCTGCACCTTCGTCCAGTCGGTCAGCTCGGCGTACACCATCGCCGTGGTGGTGGTCCACTTTGTGCTGCCCATCTCCATCGTCAGCTACTGCTACCTGCGCATCTGGACGCTGGTCATCCGCGTACGGCGCCGCGTCAAGCCCGACTCGCGGCCCAAGCTCAAGCCGCACGACCTGCGCAACTTCCTCACCATGTTTGTGGTTTTCGTGCTCTTTGCCGTTTGCTGGGCGCCCATTAACCTCATCGGCCTGGCGGTGGCGCTGGACCCTCGGCTGGGACGCGCCATCCCCGAGTGGCTCTTTACCGCCAGCTACTTTATGGCCTACTTTAACAGCTGCCTCAACGCCGTGGTCTACGGCGCGCTCAACCACAACTTCAGGAAGGAGTACAAGCGCATCGTGCTCATCGTCTTCAAGTTCCACTGCTGA